In Caretta caretta isolate rCarCar2 chromosome 4, rCarCar1.hap1, whole genome shotgun sequence, one genomic interval encodes:
- the LOC125635263 gene encoding uncharacterized protein LOC125635263, protein MEGGGSAVVTCTGCAMFVFLPQDRSDFVCTKCKLVSILEEKIEGLEQQITTLRCIRETEDFLDKTQDRLLGAQSSKDIEQVAQRSQEASEEAWQHVTSRRGIVAESGPDDMSGARKQKETPLVGRHEMLCPEVGGSTTTTPKRRRRVVVVGDSLLRGTESSICRPDRENREVCCLPGAKIRDVTERLPRLIKPSDRYPFLLLHVGTNDTAKNDLERITADYVALGRRIKELEAQVVFSSILPVEGKDLGRDR, encoded by the exons atggaaggggggggttcagctgttgtgacctgcactggatgtgccatgtttgtctttcttccacaggacagaagcgactttgtctgtacaaagtgcaagctggtctccatattggaagagaagattgaaggtctggagcaacagataacaaccctgcgttgcatacgagaaactgaggattttctggacaaaactcaggataggcttctaggggcacaaagctctaaagatatagagcaggttgcacagagaagccaagaggccagtgaagaagcttggcaacatgtgacctccagaagag gtatcgttgcggagagtggaccagatgatatgtctggggcgagaaagcagaaggagactccgctggttggaaggcatgagatgctatgtcctgaggttgggggttccacgaccaccactcccaagaggagaaggcgggtggtggtggtcggggactctctcctccgggggactgagtcatctatctgccgccctgaccgggaaaaccgagaagtctgctgcttgccaggggctaagattcgcgatgtgacggagagactgccgagactcatcaagccctcggatcgctaccccttcctgcttctccatgtgggcaccaatgatactgccaagaatgaccttgagcggatcactgcggactatgtggctctaggaagaaggataaaggagttggaggcgcaagtggtgttctcgtccatcctccccgtggaaggaaaagacctaggtagggaccgttga